The following are from one region of the Paracoccus sp. S3-43 genome:
- the alaS gene encoding alanine--tRNA ligase codes for MPTLNDIRSTFLSFFERNGHRVVESSPLVPRNDPTLMFTNSGMVQFKNLFTGLETRDYNRATTAQKCVRAGGKHNDLDNVGYTARHHTFFEMLGNFSFGDYFKDQAIPFAWELLTKDFGIPKDKLLVTVYHTDDEAANIWKKVAGLTDDRIIRIPTSDNFWQMGPTGPCGPCTEIFFDHGDHIWGGPPGSADEDGDRFIEIWNLVFMQNEQFEDGSMRALDMQSIDTGMGLERIGALLQGKHDNYDTDLMRSLIEASAHATSNDPDGPGKVHHRVIADHLRSTSFLIADGVMPSNEGRGYVLRRIMRRAMRHAHMLGAQDPVMHRLVPALVRQMGAAYPELTRAQALIEETLRSEETRFRQTLDRGLRLLDDELARLPEGANLPGEAAFKLYDTYGFPLDLTQDALREKGRSVDTAGFDAAMAEQKAKARAAWAGSGESRDAAIWYELAEKHGATEFLGYDTEEAEGQILAVVADGADVGEATEGQSVHLVVNQSPFYAESGGQVGDTGLIKTETGAARVTDTKKVAGVFLHVAEVTLGTISRGQGATLSVDHARRSAIRANHSATHLLHEALRRALGEHVAQRGSLNAPDRLRFDFSHNSAVSPEELARIEAEVNDFIRQNSPVETRIMTPDDARALGAQALFGEKYGDEVRVVSMGSLTGSGKGGDGATYSLELCGGTHVARTGDIGAFALLGDSASSAGVRRIEALTGQAALAHLRHSDSQLSEIAGLLKAQAGDVVNRVKALAEERKALANEVAQLKRQLAMGGGQAQAAKEIGGVRFIGRRVEGVGGKELGALVDEMKSQLGSGAVLVLAEAEGKATVAAGVTPDLVDRISAVTLVQTATAALGGKGGGGRPDRAQGGAPSLEAADDAIAQVEKLLAESA; via the coding sequence ATGCCCACATTGAACGACATCCGCTCGACGTTCCTGAGCTTTTTCGAGCGCAACGGCCACCGCGTCGTCGAGTCCTCGCCCCTGGTGCCGCGCAACGATCCGACGCTGATGTTCACCAATTCGGGCATGGTGCAGTTCAAGAACCTGTTCACGGGGCTTGAGACGCGCGACTATAACCGCGCGACCACCGCGCAGAAATGCGTGCGCGCGGGCGGCAAGCACAACGACCTCGACAACGTGGGCTATACCGCGCGGCACCACACGTTCTTCGAGATGCTGGGCAATTTCAGCTTTGGCGACTATTTCAAGGACCAGGCGATCCCGTTCGCCTGGGAACTGCTGACCAAGGACTTCGGCATTCCGAAAGACAAGCTGCTGGTCACGGTGTATCACACCGACGACGAGGCCGCGAATATCTGGAAGAAGGTCGCTGGCTTGACCGACGACCGGATCATCCGCATCCCGACCAGCGACAACTTCTGGCAGATGGGTCCGACCGGCCCCTGCGGCCCCTGCACCGAGATTTTCTTCGACCACGGCGACCACATCTGGGGCGGCCCTCCGGGATCGGCGGACGAAGACGGCGACCGCTTCATCGAGATCTGGAACCTGGTCTTCATGCAGAACGAGCAGTTCGAGGACGGCTCGATGCGCGCGCTGGACATGCAGTCGATCGACACCGGCATGGGGCTGGAGCGGATCGGCGCGCTGCTGCAAGGCAAGCACGACAACTATGACACCGACCTGATGCGCAGCCTCATCGAGGCGTCGGCCCATGCCACCAGCAACGACCCGGACGGGCCGGGCAAGGTGCATCACAGGGTGATCGCCGACCATCTGCGCTCCACCAGCTTCCTGATCGCCGACGGGGTGATGCCCAGCAATGAAGGGCGCGGCTATGTGCTGCGGCGAATCATGCGCCGGGCGATGCGCCACGCGCATATGCTGGGGGCGCAGGATCCGGTGATGCACCGGTTGGTGCCCGCCCTGGTGCGGCAGATGGGCGCGGCCTATCCCGAACTGACCCGCGCCCAGGCCCTGATCGAGGAAACCCTGCGCAGCGAGGAAACCCGCTTCCGTCAGACGCTGGACCGCGGCCTGCGCCTGCTGGACGACGAACTTGCCCGCCTGCCCGAAGGCGCGAACCTGCCGGGCGAGGCGGCGTTCAAGCTGTATGACACCTATGGCTTCCCGCTGGACCTGACGCAGGACGCGTTGCGCGAAAAGGGCCGGTCGGTCGATACCGCCGGTTTCGACGCGGCGATGGCCGAACAGAAGGCCAAGGCGCGCGCCGCCTGGGCGGGGTCGGGCGAATCCAGGGACGCCGCCATCTGGTACGAACTGGCCGAAAAGCATGGCGCGACCGAATTCCTGGGCTATGACACGGAAGAGGCCGAGGGCCAGATCCTTGCCGTCGTCGCCGATGGCGCCGATGTGGGCGAGGCGACCGAAGGCCAGAGCGTGCATCTGGTCGTCAACCAGTCGCCCTTCTATGCGGAATCCGGCGGCCAGGTCGGCGATACCGGGCTGATCAAGACCGAAACCGGCGCGGCCCGCGTCACCGACACGAAGAAGGTGGCGGGCGTGTTCCTGCATGTGGCCGAGGTGACGCTGGGCACGATCAGCCGGGGGCAGGGCGCGACCCTCTCGGTCGATCACGCCCGCCGCAGCGCGATCCGGGCGAACCATTCGGCCACCCACCTGCTGCACGAGGCGCTGCGCCGCGCGCTTGGCGAGCATGTCGCGCAGCGCGGCAGCCTGAACGCGCCCGACCGGCTGCGCTTCGACTTCAGCCATAACAGCGCGGTGTCGCCCGAGGAACTGGCCCGGATCGAGGCCGAGGTGAACGATTTCATCCGCCAGAACAGCCCGGTGGAAACCCGCATCATGACGCCCGACGACGCGCGCGCCCTGGGCGCGCAGGCGCTGTTCGGCGAGAAATACGGCGACGAGGTGCGGGTCGTCTCGATGGGCAGCCTGACGGGCAGCGGAAAGGGCGGGGACGGGGCGACCTATTCGCTGGAGCTGTGCGGCGGCACCCATGTCGCGCGCACCGGCGACATCGGCGCCTTCGCGCTGCTGGGCGACAGCGCCAGCAGCGCCGGGGTGCGGCGGATCGAGGCCTTGACCGGGCAGGCCGCCCTGGCCCATCTGCGCCATTCCGACAGCCAGTTGTCGGAAATCGCCGGGCTGCTCAAGGCACAGGCGGGCGATGTGGTGAACCGCGTCAAGGCGCTTGCCGAGGAACGCAAGGCGCTGGCGAATGAGGTCGCGCAACTGAAGCGCCAGTTGGCGATGGGCGGCGGTCAGGCCCAGGCCGCGAAAGAGATCGGCGGCGTCAGGTTCATCGGCCGCAGGGTCGAGGGGGTCGGCGGCAAGGAACTGGGCGCGCTTGTCGATGAGATGAAATCGCAGCTTGGCAGCGGCGCGGTGCTGGTCCTGGCCGAGGCCGAGGGCAAGGCGACCGTCGCGGCGGGCGTGACGCCGGATCTGGTGGACCGGATCAGCGCGGTGACGCTGGTCCAGACCGCCACCGCCGCGCTTGGCGGCAAGGGCGGCGGCGGGCGTCCCGACCGCGCGCAGGGCGGCGCGCCCAGCCTGGAAGCGGCCGATGACGCCATCGCCCAGGTCGAGAAACTGCTGGCGGAATCGGCATGA